CCATGCGATTCAGCTTGCCTTGTATACCAGATTTTAACGGGAAACATTAAGGAAGCTTTTCCCGGATCAGGCGGCCTAGTTCAGTACGTTCTCTGGAACTCATGGAAGTATCCATAGGAAGATAAACGAGTGATGTCAGCGAGAGTTGATCTGGGTTTTCCTGTATCCTTACTGAATTGGGAAGCCTGACGAGGCTGGATGCTTTAGCGGTTGCATCATAACCATTTGCACGCAGGTGTCTGATCATCTCTTCCGGATACCGGCACTCAATGGGAATCACCCAATTGGTATTGAGCAGATTTGAGCAGCCAATTTGTATCTCTTTAGGAAGATCTGCCAAAACATCCCGGAAAAGTTTTTGTCTTGAGGAAAACTGAACTTCCTTAAATCCGTTTAACCTTTTTTCCAGTAGCAGTTGATTTGGTTTGCAAGGCCTGTACCTGATTTTCTTTAAGGGATCATTTCCCGGAAACCCCCGGGTAAAGGAAGAGAGTAACTGATCAAAATCTTTTCCTCCGGTACTCATTATTTTGTAAAAGAAAGTATAACATATTCTTCTGCTGAGTAAGCTGATGAGCATGGCCTTAATCAGTTTTTTTAAATAAATGCTGACTTTTTGTATCGGCAATTGATTGTTCAATGTATTGACCCGGCTATAAAGTTCATGATCATTTATCTGGATAACCGCCCCGGTAATGGCAGTATTCGTTTTGATCATTCCAAAGCTATACATCAGGACATCTGACTTTGGATGCCCTTTGTAGCCGTTGCCTCGAAATGCCTGGGCACAGTCTTCCAGAAGAATCAATTGATGCTTATTTGCGATTTCCTGTATCTGATTTAATGGAGTAATTCCCCCAAAGAGATGGGTAATGAGGATCGCCTTAGTTGCAGGCCCGATAGCTGCTTCTATTTCCTCCGGATTAATCTGCAGGCTATATTTATTCAATGATAGTGGAACGGCAATTAACTGATGGGCAGAGATGATATTAAACATATCCGGGATGTTGATGTCAGTCACCAGAATTTCTGTTCCTGGAGGGAAATTTAAGGCCTTGAGAACCAGGTCGAAACCCGTTCTGACAGAAAGGGTGATGAGCTTAGGTGTTTTTTCTACCGGGCTTTTATGAATTGGGTCGGGAAAGAGGCCGGCTGAAAAGCAGTACCTGATGCCCATAAGAATATTGGAAAATGGGATGTCTAATTTACCTCTCGGGATCATTTCTGGTTTTGCGCTAAGGTAGGTTTAAATAAAATAAAATGTAAATTTACCGCATGAACACCAGAAGAATCATATTTATCAAGTATATATTAATTGTTCAATTGAGTTTATCTTTCGTCTTGCCTGTTCGTGTTTTCGGACAGCATGCCTTGCAGCGGCTGGACGATAGAATTCTGATTAACCTTTCAGAAAACAGGACCCCGGAACGTACTGGTTTTTTTATGTTCCTGTCTAAACATAATGATGTGGTGAATGTTGGTGTTCCTGTAGGTTTATTAGCAGCAGGAGTAATTACGAACGATAAAGCTATGCGTCAGAATGCTTTGTATGTGGCCAGCAGTTCTGCAGTAAATGTATTGGCGACCCTGATTCTTAAAAAGGTCATTAAACGACCAAGACCATTTAACGGATTGGTTAAAATAAATGCAGTTTACCAGCCGTCTCATTATTCTTTTCCCTCCGGGCATACTTCCACAGCTTTTACTACCGCTACGGCTTTATCTCACGCTTATCCAAAATGGTATGTAGTTGCCCCGGCTTTTTTATGGGCAGGATCGGTCAGTTTTTCCCGTTTGTATCTGGGGGTACATTATCCTACAGATGTGGCTGCAGGTGCATTGCTCGGAACCGGATCTGCATTTTCTATGGGTTTTTTACGCCCTGATAAATAGCATGACCTGAAATAAAAAGGCCGGCTGTCCAAATTAAGGAAGCCGGCCTTTTTATTTCAGTGTTTTAGTTTCCTTTCACGAGGCCATCTTTTTTAGCTTTTTTCTCTACTGTTTCAGCGCGGGCGCCACTGTCAGGATGTGAACTCATCATCTTTTGCATGGTGCTTTTTTTATCACCACTACCTAATGCCTGTAGCTTTTTAAAGGCACTGGCCATTGCCATGACATCATAATTGTGCTTTTTAAGGAAATCATAGCCAAAGTCATCTGCTTCTGATTCCTGCTTGCGACTGTAGCTGGATTCCATAATTGCATTGGCAAGGTCGCCCAATTGGCTTTGCGACAATGTGTTGGCTACTCCGGATTGAGAAGAGGCTGCATCAGAAATTGCGGCACGTTTAAAGGCTGCGCGCATGGCGTCACGGCTATCATGATTTTTAACATGACCTATTTCGTGACCAATGATGGCTAATAATTCTTCATCAGTCATCTTATCCATCAGGGCAGAGAATACACGTACACTTCCATCAGCACAGGCAAAGGCATTGATGTCGACTACTTTATATACTTTATAATTCAGGTTTAACCCTTCCTCGTTTTTATGTTTATCGAAAATTTTGTTCAGTCTGACCGTGTAGGCATCTTTAGGTCCAGCAACAGTATTGTGTGCGTCCATCCAGTCTACAGCCTCCTTCGCTAATTTAGCAGCCTCTTCATCACTGAATGTGGCTGCCTTAACTCCTTTACCCACAGCACCAACGGCCTTGCTGTTTAGTTTAAATTGCGCAGATGCAGTGCTTAACGCGGCAGCAAATACCAGAGTGGTAAGGATTGTTTTCTTCATCATAGGTTTTGTTTTTGTTTCTAATTATTTATTAAGACAAATATCGCTTTTTGAAATCATTTTAAAATAAATCTCTTTATTTATTGTCAAAAAAATTATTTCAATTTGTGCTGTTGATAGAA
This region of Pedobacter steynii genomic DNA includes:
- a CDS encoding DegT/DnrJ/EryC1/StrS family aminotransferase; this encodes MIPRGKLDIPFSNILMGIRYCFSAGLFPDPIHKSPVEKTPKLITLSVRTGFDLVLKALNFPPGTEILVTDINIPDMFNIISAHQLIAVPLSLNKYSLQINPEEIEAAIGPATKAILITHLFGGITPLNQIQEIANKHQLILLEDCAQAFRGNGYKGHPKSDVLMYSFGMIKTNTAITGAVIQINDHELYSRVNTLNNQLPIQKVSIYLKKLIKAMLISLLSRRICYTFFYKIMSTGGKDFDQLLSSFTRGFPGNDPLKKIRYRPCKPNQLLLEKRLNGFKEVQFSSRQKLFRDVLADLPKEIQIGCSNLLNTNWVIPIECRYPEEMIRHLRANGYDATAKASSLVRLPNSVRIQENPDQLSLTSLVYLPMDTSMSSRERTELGRLIREKLP
- a CDS encoding phosphatase PAP2 family protein, which produces MNTRRIIFIKYILIVQLSLSFVLPVRVFGQHALQRLDDRILINLSENRTPERTGFFMFLSKHNDVVNVGVPVGLLAAGVITNDKAMRQNALYVASSSAVNVLATLILKKVIKRPRPFNGLVKINAVYQPSHYSFPSGHTSTAFTTATALSHAYPKWYVVAPAFLWAGSVSFSRLYLGVHYPTDVAAGALLGTGSAFSMGFLRPDK
- a CDS encoding M48 family metallopeptidase, with the protein product MMKKTILTTLVFAAALSTASAQFKLNSKAVGAVGKGVKAATFSDEEAAKLAKEAVDWMDAHNTVAGPKDAYTVRLNKIFDKHKNEEGLNLNYKVYKVVDINAFACADGSVRVFSALMDKMTDEELLAIIGHEIGHVKNHDSRDAMRAAFKRAAISDAASSQSGVANTLSQSQLGDLANAIMESSYSRKQESEADDFGYDFLKKHNYDVMAMASAFKKLQALGSGDKKSTMQKMMSSHPDSGARAETVEKKAKKDGLVKGN